From the Acidilutibacter cellobiosedens genome, one window contains:
- a CDS encoding DUF1492 domain-containing protein: MTAKEYLSKAYRLDQRINSKLEQVASLNELAMKATSTLSDMPKNPSGTTSKMEDVICKIIDLQNEINKDIDELVDLKKNIVNIVKVVPNSEHQMVLELRYLCFKTWEEIAVEMGYSVRNIYNLHGAALKEIPPIKTLQ, from the coding sequence ATGACAGCAAAAGAATATTTAAGTAAGGCCTATAGGCTAGACCAAAGGATAAACAGTAAACTTGAACAAGTGGCTTCACTTAATGAATTGGCTATGAAAGCCACTTCTACCCTATCAGATATGCCAAAGAATCCAAGTGGGACAACTTCTAAAATGGAAGATGTAATCTGTAAGATTATAGATTTACAGAATGAGATTAATAAAGACATTGATGAATTAGTAGATTTAAAGAAAAATATAGTAAATATAGTTAAGGTTGTTCCTAATTCAGAGCATCAAATGGTTTTAGAACTTCGTTACCTCTGCTTTAAAACATGGGAGGAAATTGCTGTTGAGATGGGTTATAGTGTTAGAAATATTTATAATTTACATGGTGCAGCTTTAAAAGAAATTCCCCCAATAAAAACTTTGCAGTGA
- a CDS encoding HNH endonuclease: MNRNYNKYQRDPESNKRYGRSWKRIRDRYIKLHPLCEECEKHGRLTKAEEVHHILPLSKGGSNDFSNLMSLCKSCHSSITAKSGDRWG; the protein is encoded by the coding sequence ATGAACAGGAACTACAACAAGTACCAGCGGGACCCAGAGTCAAACAAAAGGTATGGTAGGTCTTGGAAGCGGATTAGGGACAGATATATTAAACTTCACCCCCTCTGCGAAGAATGTGAGAAACATGGCCGACTAACTAAGGCTGAAGAAGTCCATCATATCCTCCCCCTATCCAAAGGTGGAAGCAATGACTTCTCTAACCTAATGAGTCTATGCAAGAGCTGCCACTCAAGCATAACAGCCAAGAGCGGTGACAGGTGGGGGTAG
- a CDS encoding P27 family phage terminase small subunit — protein MAKDGTNRGGARIGAGAKKKPLADKIAEGNPGGRALTVMEFKNTADLEGEEMPEPNKMLEAIQKDGKTLVAGEVFRDTWKWLHERGCSSLVSPQLLERYAMSVARWIQCEEAITEFGFLAKHPTTGNAIQSPYVAMGQNYMAQTNRLWLEIFQIVKENSLAEYSGANPQDNVMERLLTARNNK, from the coding sequence ATGGCAAAAGACGGTACTAATAGAGGTGGTGCTCGTATTGGAGCAGGGGCTAAAAAGAAACCACTAGCAGATAAAATCGCTGAAGGAAATCCTGGTGGCAGAGCCCTTACAGTTATGGAATTTAAAAATACAGCAGACCTAGAAGGTGAAGAAATGCCAGAGCCAAATAAGATGCTAGAGGCTATTCAAAAGGATGGTAAAACCTTAGTTGCTGGTGAAGTTTTTAGAGACACTTGGAAATGGCTACATGAAAGAGGTTGTTCCTCCCTCGTATCCCCTCAGCTTTTAGAAAGGTATGCCATGAGTGTAGCTAGATGGATTCAATGCGAGGAAGCTATAACTGAATTTGGATTTCTAGCAAAGCATCCTACAACTGGAAATGCTATTCAAAGTCCATATGTTGCTATGGGACAAAACTATATGGCCCAAACTAATAGGTTATGGCTTGAGATATTCCAGATTGTAAAGGAAAATTCTCTAGCCGAATATTCTGGCGCAAATCCTCAAGATAATGTTATGGAAAGACTTCTTACTGCTAGAAATAATAAATAA
- the metK gene encoding methionine adenosyltransferase → MKKQLTAESVCIGHPDKLCDLIADNILDAAFRKDKSSRVACEVMATKGKIIVAGEITCSEKLDIKYIVRRTLKDVGYNPRKFSIYVFLNNQSADIAAGVDNAIEIRNGEKDPYSLIGAGDQGTMYGYATNETKEMLPLPLVLSHRIVKRLDKARKDKLIKGIFPDGKAQVTVEYDRDKPVRVKTIVISIHHHKDKSYEELKKEILNLVLYPAFEDFPFDDDTEILINPSGRFVIGGPTADTGLTGRKLMVDTYGGLASHGGGALCGKDPTKVDRSGAYMARYIAKHIIWSDFADKCEVALSYAIGKANPVAFSINTFGTSKVPDEILTLAAEEVFNLKPAAIIENLRLRDIHYSDTSTYGHFNSPLFPWENVDKYNELKKAVEKYADRKN, encoded by the coding sequence ATGAAAAAACAGTTAACAGCTGAAAGTGTATGTATTGGTCATCCTGATAAGCTATGCGATTTAATTGCTGATAATATTTTAGATGCGGCTTTTAGAAAAGATAAATCTTCTAGGGTAGCTTGTGAGGTAATGGCAACCAAAGGAAAAATTATCGTGGCGGGCGAAATCACCTGTAGCGAAAAACTAGATATTAAATACATTGTTAGACGAACTTTAAAAGATGTAGGATATAACCCTCGTAAGTTTTCAATTTATGTATTTTTAAATAATCAAAGTGCTGATATTGCTGCTGGAGTAGATAATGCCATTGAAATAAGAAATGGCGAAAAGGATCCATATAGCTTAATTGGTGCTGGGGATCAAGGGACTATGTATGGTTATGCGACAAATGAAACTAAAGAGATGCTTCCCCTCCCTCTTGTCTTATCTCATAGAATTGTAAAAAGACTTGATAAGGCAAGAAAGGATAAATTAATAAAGGGAATCTTTCCAGATGGTAAAGCTCAGGTTACTGTAGAATACGATAGGGATAAACCAGTAAGAGTAAAAACTATAGTTATATCTATCCATCACCATAAAGATAAATCTTATGAGGAATTAAAAAAAGAAATTTTAAATCTTGTCCTCTACCCTGCTTTTGAAGATTTTCCTTTTGATGATGATACTGAAATATTAATAAACCCTTCTGGCAGATTTGTTATTGGTGGACCTACTGCTGATACAGGTTTAACAGGAAGAAAGCTAATGGTTGATACCTACGGTGGCCTTGCCTCCCACGGTGGCGGTGCTCTTTGTGGGAAAGATCCAACCAAAGTTGATAGAAGTGGTGCTTATATGGCTAGATATATAGCGAAACATATAATATGGAGCGATTTTGCAGATAAATGTGAAGTCGCTCTTTCTTATGCCATTGGGAAAGCAAATCCAGTTGCTTTTTCAATTAATACCTTTGGAACTAGTAAAGTTCCCGATGAAATATTAACCCTTGCTGCAGAGGAAGTATTTAATTTAAAACCTGCAGCAATTATTGAAAACCTAAGGCTTAGGGATATACATTATTCTGATACTTCCACTTATGGACATTTCAATAGCCCCTTATTCCCTTGGGAAAATGTTGATAAATACAATGAATTAAAAAAGGCGGTGGAAAAATATGCAGATAGAAAAAATTAG
- a CDS encoding site-specific DNA-methyltransferase has protein sequence MQIEKISVDKLNPAPYNPRKDLKPGDPEYEKLKNSILTFGYVEPVLWNKRTGNIIGGHQRFKILVELGKTEIDCVVVDIDAENEKALNIALNKVSGDWDKDKLMLLITDLQGVDFDVSLTGFDPAELDDLFKDSLKDNIKEDNFDIEEELKKTAISKLGDLWLLGNHRLICGDSTNPKTYEDLMDGKLANLTVTDPPYNVNYEGSAGKIKNDNMENDAFYNFLLASFQGMESVMAKDASIYVFHADTEGLNFRKAFSEAGFYLSGTCIWKKQSLVLGRSPYQWQHEPVLFGWKKKGKHNWYSDRKQTTIWEFEKPKRNKDHPTMKPVALIAYPILNSSLTNCIVLDPFGGSGSTLIACEQTDRICHIIELDEKYTDVIVKRYIEQVGSHEEVYLIRNGEKIKYKDIEGVLNEA, from the coding sequence ATGCAGATAGAAAAAATTAGTGTTGATAAGCTTAATCCTGCTCCATATAATCCAAGGAAAGATTTAAAGCCTGGAGACCCCGAATATGAAAAATTAAAAAACTCTATTCTTACCTTTGGATATGTTGAACCAGTTCTGTGGAATAAAAGAACTGGAAATATCATAGGTGGTCATCAACGATTTAAAATATTAGTGGAGCTTGGCAAAACTGAAATAGATTGTGTTGTAGTAGATATAGATGCAGAAAATGAAAAGGCATTAAATATTGCTCTTAATAAAGTAAGCGGTGATTGGGATAAGGATAAATTAATGCTTTTAATTACAGATTTACAAGGAGTAGATTTTGATGTCTCACTTACAGGCTTTGACCCTGCTGAACTAGATGACCTTTTTAAAGATTCGCTAAAGGATAATATTAAAGAAGATAATTTTGATATAGAAGAAGAACTTAAAAAAACTGCCATTTCAAAGCTTGGTGATTTATGGCTTCTTGGCAATCACAGGCTTATCTGTGGTGATAGTACCAACCCTAAAACCTACGAAGATTTAATGGATGGCAAACTAGCAAACCTAACAGTTACAGACCCACCCTATAATGTTAATTATGAAGGAAGTGCTGGAAAAATTAAAAATGACAATATGGAGAATGATGCCTTTTACAACTTTCTGCTTGCTTCCTTTCAAGGTATGGAAAGTGTGATGGCAAAAGATGCTTCTATTTATGTATTCCATGCAGATACCGAAGGCTTAAATTTTAGAAAGGCATTCTCTGAGGCTGGTTTTTATCTTTCTGGAACTTGTATATGGAAAAAGCAATCCTTAGTTTTGGGTCGCTCTCCTTACCAATGGCAACACGAACCAGTTCTCTTTGGATGGAAAAAGAAAGGTAAGCATAATTGGTACTCTGATAGAAAACAAACCACCATTTGGGAATTTGAAAAGCCCAAAAGAAACAAAGACCATCCAACTATGAAGCCAGTGGCACTTATAGCCTACCCTATTTTAAATTCAAGTTTGACTAATTGTATTGTTCTCGACCCCTTCGGAGGTTCTGGAAGTACACTTATTGCCTGCGAGCAAACAGATAGGATTTGCCATATAATTGAACTTGATGAAAAATATACAGATGTAATTGTTAAAAGATATATTGAGCAAGTCGGCTCCCATGAAGAAGTTTATTTAATTAGAAATGGAGAGAAGATTAAATATAAAGATATAGAAGGTGTTCTAAATGAAGCATAA
- a CDS encoding DNA cytosine methyltransferase, protein MKHKELTFIDFFAGVGGFRLGFEQAGFKCIGFCEKDKFAVNSYRAMFDTEGEWFRDDITKIKSEEIPYADIWCGGTPCQDVSIAGQRKGLSGDRSGLFFKFIELLKSKDEKDKPTFIVLENVKGLLSSHRGFDFTEYLHQVSQAGYDAIWQVLNSKDFGVPQNRERVFIIGYLRNRGRRKILPIEGENQSAIKQIIGGCQGDRLLDPKGISCTLTGNGGGWGGKTGLYFIDQSNTKTKITENSRCITSRYTAGIVNRTASNSAVLESPVIKVRNGTKKGYAKACLGDGISLAYPNSKTRRGRVGKGVAQTLDTSCMQGTLTKDCRIRRLTPKECFRLQGFPDELFEKAKELNSDAQLYKQAGNAVTVNVAYEIANSIKNSKSKETPK, encoded by the coding sequence ATGAAGCATAAGGAATTAACCTTCATAGACTTCTTTGCAGGAGTTGGCGGTTTTAGGCTAGGATTTGAACAAGCTGGATTTAAATGTATAGGCTTTTGTGAAAAAGACAAATTTGCAGTTAATTCATATAGAGCCATGTTTGATACAGAAGGAGAGTGGTTTAGGGATGACATTACAAAAATCAAATCAGAAGAAATCCCATATGCAGATATTTGGTGTGGAGGAACTCCTTGCCAGGATGTTTCAATTGCAGGACAAAGAAAAGGATTATCAGGAGACCGAAGTGGTCTCTTTTTTAAATTCATTGAACTCCTCAAAAGTAAAGATGAAAAAGATAAACCCACATTCATTGTCCTTGAAAATGTTAAAGGACTTCTATCAAGTCACAGAGGATTCGATTTTACAGAATATCTCCATCAAGTTTCCCAAGCTGGGTATGATGCAATCTGGCAAGTGCTTAACTCTAAAGACTTTGGAGTCCCCCAAAACCGAGAAAGAGTATTCATTATTGGATATCTTAGAAACAGAGGTAGACGAAAAATATTACCTATCGAAGGAGAAAACCAATCAGCTATTAAGCAAATTATAGGTGGATGCCAAGGTGATAGACTATTAGACCCCAAAGGAATATCCTGCACCCTTACTGGAAATGGTGGTGGCTGGGGTGGAAAAACTGGACTTTACTTTATAGATCAATCCAATACTAAGACAAAAATTACAGAAAACTCAAGATGTATAACTTCAAGATATACTGCAGGAATAGTAAATAGAACTGCATCTAATAGTGCTGTTTTAGAAAGTCCTGTAATTAAAGTTAGAAACGGAACTAAAAAAGGATATGCCAAGGCTTGCCTTGGAGATGGTATAAGTTTAGCTTACCCTAATAGCAAAACAAGAAGAGGAAGGGTTGGAAAAGGTGTAGCACAAACTCTTGACACATCTTGTATGCAAGGAACTTTAACTAAAGACTGCAGAATTAGAAGGCTTACACCAAAGGAATGCTTTAGACTTCAAGGGTTTCCAGATGAATTATTTGAAAAGGCTAAAGAATTAAACTCTGATGCCCAACTATATAAACAAGCTGGAAATGCAGTTACTGTAAATGTGGCCTATGAGATTGCCAATTCTATTAAAAACTCAAAATCTAAAGAAACTCCTAAATAA
- a CDS encoding virulence-related protein — MDRKELVKILGEHLGVKPKYLGVPNFNYQVGEFIIDREGRILTKAGDELKLEEILNSAEKETTTVEITIPLEGHSENTLKTLINMIYSKQTLIKQSFQLNKNLVEKETVEKLNAAETMEEFKDILVSQNIKIDDENIIFTINTDLVRAATLFFGLLNEKSKELKYASSKPTETDNEKYAFRTWLMRLGMIGDEYKETRKELLQNLNGNSAFRNVGESHE, encoded by the coding sequence GTGGATAGAAAAGAATTAGTTAAAATCCTAGGTGAACACTTAGGAGTAAAACCAAAATATCTAGGAGTACCAAACTTTAACTACCAAGTCGGGGAATTTATAATAGACAGAGAAGGGAGAATTCTAACAAAGGCAGGTGATGAATTGAAACTTGAAGAAATATTGAATTCAGCTGAAAAAGAAACTACAACTGTTGAAATAACCATCCCTTTAGAAGGTCATAGTGAGAATACATTAAAGACTTTAATTAATATGATTTATAGCAAACAAACTCTTATTAAACAATCATTTCAACTCAATAAAAACCTAGTGGAAAAAGAAACAGTCGAAAAATTAAATGCAGCTGAAACCATGGAGGAATTTAAAGATATTCTTGTAAGTCAAAATATTAAAATAGATGATGAAAATATTATTTTTACAATAAACACAGATTTAGTTAGAGCTGCCACCCTATTCTTTGGACTATTAAATGAGAAATCAAAGGAATTAAAATATGCATCATCAAAGCCAACTGAAACAGATAATGAAAAATATGCTTTTAGAACCTGGCTTATGAGACTTGGAATGATTGGTGATGAATATAAGGAAACCAGAAAAGAATTACTACAAAATCTCAATGGAAACTCTGCCTTTAGAAATGTAGGTGAAAGCCATGAATAG
- a CDS encoding SymE family type I addiction module toxin yields MNRRKLKVYEAPTGTTKRIPYIRLQGKWLLELGFETGDNIIVKEEEGKLIIEHGDVLENE; encoded by the coding sequence ATGAATAGAAGAAAACTAAAAGTATATGAAGCACCTACTGGAACAACTAAAAGAATTCCTTATATAAGACTTCAAGGTAAATGGCTTCTAGAACTTGGCTTTGAAACTGGGGATAATATAATAGTTAAAGAAGAAGAAGGTAAATTAATAATAGAGCATGGAGATGTGCTAGAAAATGAATAA